TTATTAAATTAATATTTTTATATTCTGCACTATATATTTATCAAAAGTAACAATAAATGTTGCAGTATATCTGCATTATACAATATAATTTTTTTTAATACTGAAAGTATGCAATAGTTTCTTATTAAGATATAAAATAGTCAGATATTGTGGTGTTATGCGGAATAATTTTTTAAAATTTAACATGATTGTCTATCATTTTGGTGATGATTAATAAGATAATTAAAAATTGATTTTAATAGTTTATTAATATAAATATATTGTTTTAATATTTATGTGCACAATGTAATACTGCAATTCCGCAAGTCATATTAAAATATTTAACATTATTAAATCCTGTTTGCATCATCATATTTTTCAAAGTTTCCTGGTCTGGATGCATACGAATAGATTCTACAAGATAGCGATAACTATTAGCGTTTTGAGCTATTAACTCACCTATTTTGGGTAAGACGTGAAATGAATATAAATCATATATTGTATTTAATATTTTAAAAATAGGCACTCCAAAGTCTAAAATGAGTACTTTACCTTTAGATTTTAGAACTCTATGTATTGAAAATAATGCTTGTTCCTTGTTTGTAAAATTACGTAAACCAAAAGAAACAGCGACACAATCAAAAGTATTGTCAGGGAAAGGCAAAGCTTCAGCATCAGCCTGCACATATATCACGTTATTTAATATACCTAAATTACGCAATTTTTTTTGTCCTATATCTATCATAGAATCATTGATATCTACTAATACTACTATTCCTGAATTGCCAACTAATCGTGAAAATTTAATACTTAAATCTCCTGTGCCTCCGGCTAGATCTAGCACTTTTTGTCCGGTATACACTGTACTGTGATGAATCATGCATCGTTTCCACATTCTG
This region of Candidatus Blochmannia vicinus genomic DNA includes:
- the ubiE gene encoding bifunctional demethylmenaquinone methyltransferase/2-methoxy-6-polyprenyl-1,4-benzoquinol methylase UbiE; amino-acid sequence: MNNKHKKNLTHFGFQEVPKNKKTLLVSKIFHDIASKYDLMNDLMSFGIHRMWKRCMIHHSTVYTGQKVLDLAGGTGDLSIKFSRLVGNSGIVVLVDINDSMIDIGQKKLRNLGILNNVIYVQADAEALPFPDNTFDCVAVSFGLRNFTNKEQALFSIHRVLKSKGKVLILDFGVPIFKILNTIYDLYSFHVLPKIGELIAQNANSYRYLVESIRMHPDQETLKNMMMQTGFNNVKYFNMTCGIAVLHCAHKY